Proteins encoded together in one Bactrocera neohumeralis isolate Rockhampton chromosome 4, APGP_CSIRO_Bneo_wtdbg2-racon-allhic-juicebox.fasta_v2, whole genome shotgun sequence window:
- the LOC126755472 gene encoding RING-type E3 ubiquitin-protein ligase PPIL2: MGKRQHQKDKMYLTYTEWSELYGGKKVESAENEHIKFKRLPFDHCCITMVPFDTPYCDVDGNVFSLEAIHAFIKTFKVNPITGKSQDAKILIKLNFHKNAEGEYHCPALFKPFTKNTHIVALATTGNVYSWEAIEQLNIKTKNWKDLIDDSPFQRKDIITIQDPHHLEKFDISRFHHIRKNLRVLSEEEQLERKDPTKRIKTMNLETKETLAELEKDYQPPEEAPSTSKRTADKFNAAHYSTGAVAASFTSTAMEPVYNHEAAIIEDDLVKYERVKKKGYVRLQTNCGPLNFELYCDAVPRACDNFMRHCSDGYYNNTKFHRSIRNFMIQGGDPTGTGTGGTSIWGKKFDDEFKPNLSHSGRGMLSMANSGPNTNGSQFFITYRSCKHLDGKHTVFGKLVGGMDTLTQMEKIEVDNKDRPIEDIVIESVQVFVDPFKEALEELEKERAAEIEKQIQTAADVKKQKRLNEPLKVYRQGVGKYLNLTEAKASGADNSAKHDATKKKQKSVGKGTFGDFSTW, from the exons atggGTAAACGGCAACATCAAAAGGATAAGAT GTACTTAACGTACACGGAGTGGTCCGAACTTTATGGCGGCAAGAAAGTCGAGTCTGCAGAAAATGAGCATATCAAATTCAAGCGCCTCCCCTTTGATCATTGTTGCATTACAATGGTACCGTTCGATACTCCCTACTGTGATGTTGATGGCAATGTTTTTAGTTTGGAGGCAATACATGCATTTATCAAAACATTCAAAGTAAATCCAATCACTGGCAAATCACAGGatgcaaaaattttgataaagctgaattttcacaaaaatgccGAAGGAGAATATCATTGTCCAGCTCTATTCAAACCTTTTACTAAAAATACACACATTGTTGCACTTGCCACAACCGGCAATGTGTACTCGTGGGAAGCTATTGAACAGCTGAatattaaaacgaaaaattggAAAGATCTCATCGACGACTCACCATTTCAACGCAAGGATATAATTACCATACAAGATCCGCATCACTTGGAAAAGTTTGACATCTCGCGATTTCATCATATACGGAAAAATCTGCGTGTGCTCTCTGAGGAGGAGCAATTGGAACGTAAGGATCCCACGAAACGTATAAAAACAATGAACTTGGAAACTAAAGAAACACTAGCAGAACTGGAGAAAGACTACCAACCTCCGGAAGAGGCGCCAAGCACTTCCAAGCGTACCGCCGACAAATTCAATGCTGCTCATTATTCTACAGGCGCTGTGGCTGCAAGTTTCACATCCACTGCGATGGAGCCTGTTTATAATCACGAAGCGGCCATAATCGAAGATGATTTAGTTAAATATGAGCGTGTAAAGAAGAAAGGTTATGTCCGACTGCAAACTAATTGTGGACCACTAAATTTTGAGTTGTATTGTGATGCTGTGCCACGCGCTTGTGATAACTTCATGCGACATTGTAGTGACGGTTATTACAATAACACCAAATTCCATCGTTCCATACGAAATTTTATG ATACAAGGTGGTGATCCAACTGGAACTGGCACAGGGGGTACATCGATTTGGGGTAAAAAGTTCGATGACGAATTTAAACCCAATCTCTCTCACTCAGGTCGAGGCATGCTCTCAATGGCGAACTCCGGACCAAATACAAATGGATCACAATT CTTTATAACATATCGTTCTTGCAAGCATTTAGATGGGAAACACACAGTTTTTGGAAAATTAGTTGGTGGCATGGATACATTAACGCAAATGGAGAAAATTGAAGTGGATAATAAGGATCGTCCAATTGAGGATATAGTCATTGAATCTGTGCAAGTTTTTGTTGATCCATTCAAAGAGGCTCTAGAAGAATTGGAAAAAGAGCGTGCCGcggaaatagaaaaacaaatacaaaccGCTGCAGATGTTAAGAAGCAGAAACGTTTAAATGAACCACTGAAAGTTTATCGACAGGGAGTTGGCAAATATTTGAACTTAACGGAGGCAAAAGCCAGTGGTGCAGACAATAGTGCGAAACACGATGccacaaaaaagaaacaaaaatctgTAGGTAAAGGAACCTTCGGGGATTTTTCTACATGGTAG
- the LOC126755473 gene encoding mitochondrial translation release factor in rescue, translating into MLQRLVGRAAARHNALPTSLAESTTCYRFKTNNNKIDYSKYPKLNEDDLEEDFMRGSGPGGQSVNKTSNCVFLRHIPTNLTIKCHTHRLASKNRIEARKLLLEKLDAHFNGENAVAAQLKILESKKSTERKRRQQKLNEMKKNWKEREQAISDSEERA; encoded by the coding sequence ATGTTGCAACGACTGGTAGGAAGAGCTGCCGCTCGTCACAATGCACTACCTACCAGCTTAGCAGAGTCTACAACTTGCTACCGCtttaaaaccaacaacaataaaatagatTACTCAAAGTACCCAAAATTAAATGAGGACGATTTGGAGGAGGACTTCATGCGCGGGAGTGGGCCTGGTGGGCAATCAGTTAATAAAACTTCCAACTGCGTTTTCTTGCGTCACATCCCAACAAACTTAACAATAAAATGTCACACGCATCGACTGGCTTCTAAAAATCGCATAGAAGCACGAAaacttttattggaaaaattggATGCCCATTTTAATGGCGAGAATGCTGTGGCAgcacaattaaaaattcttgaatcaaaaaaatcgactgAACGCAAGCGCAGacagcaaaaattaaatgaaatgaaaaagaacTGGAAAGAACGGGAGCAAGCAATTAGTGACAGCGAGGAAAGGGCGTGA
- the LOC126755474 gene encoding MIEF1 upstream open reading frame protein, which translates to MLQPSKQQILRLYKHLIRYGNQLQLTDKNYFLGRIRREFREGRALSDPVQIEFNFKRGETLLRKGRIL; encoded by the exons ATGTTACAACCTTCTAAGCAGCAGATACTGCGCCTCTACAAGCATCTAATACGGTACGGCAATCAATTGCAACTTACAGACAAGAACTACTTCTTGGGTCGCATACGACGCGAATTCAGAGAGGGTCGTGCACTAAGCGATCCAGTACAAATCGAATTCAATTTCAAG CGCGGCGAAACGCTTTTGCGAAAAGGGCGCATCCTTTAA
- the LOC126755469 gene encoding uncharacterized protein LOC126755469, with protein sequence MVAALEEKIKVEIDWLKCTLFPKLLENTNFRADNSIDGTTDNVKLIDVQLKFIGAEEAFMLTTCYRAIIKLQQGDKPDKTTTIVVKKTPNIPQDIFDAVQFRALFSNEIAAYNSILPALEKFTGHRFNVPRFYYGDLQNSSAVMVLKDFTADNFRMAKQKVNLSLEHALVALKNLGTFHGTGFALKHKNPAEFKRLTELLREPRFDVTEIHGEWVMIVKFSVERLGISARKYLPHIEESFINRYCKMISEYLLFGRKMVAPVEPLATLCHGDYLRNNIAFKYAEVNGTEQPIDSLMFDMQTVRISSPMLDVATFLSLSTYTAVRENHFDEIFDEYYTSLVKAFKENTKEEQIPEYFSRESLLREYWRFLPYSISIASHFLFQLVEPTEEGSEEIFTRQVTSEEIREDTLHRGGEEADIEITQQIRNLYDILTKHNIDIFKDFDYV encoded by the exons ATGGTGGCGGCACTCGAAGAAAAAATCAAAGTGGAAATTGATTGGCTTAAGTGCACGCTATTTCCAAAGCTtttagaaaatacaaattttcggGCAGACAATTCAATTGACGGCACCACGGACAATGTAAAACTAATCGATGTGCAGTTAAAATTTATCGGGGCCGAAGAAGCTTTCATGTTGACCACCTGTTATCGGGCTATAATCAAACTGCAGCAAGGCGACAAACCTGACAAAACAACGACGATCGTTGTAAAG AAAACCCCAAATATACCGCAAGATATATTCGATGCCGTACAATTTCGTGCGCTATTTAGCAACGAGATCGCAGCTTACAACAGTATTCTGCCCGCGTTAGAAAAATTTACCGGACATAGATTTAATGTGCCCCGCTTCTACTATGGAGACTTGCAAAACTCTTCAGCCGTAATGGTACTGAAAGATTTTACCGCCGACAATTTCCGTATGGCCAAGCAGAAAGTCAATCTCTCATTGGAGCATGCGCTTGTAGCAT TGAAAAATCTGGGTACTTTTCACGGCACGGGTTTCGCATTGAAGCATAAAAACCCCGCTGAGTTCAAGCGCCTAACAGAGTTGCTGCGGGAACCACGGTTTGATGTTACGGAGATACATGGTGAATGGGTAATGATAGTCAAATTTAGCGTGGAACGCCTTGGGATTTCCGCACGCAAGTATCTGCCACACATAGAGGAGTCTTTCATAAATCGCTACTGCAAAATGATTAGTGAGTACCTCTTGTTTGGTCGCAAAATGGTCGCGCCGGTAGAACCACTAGCAACGCTTTGTCATGGCGATTATTTACGCAACAATATAGCCTTCAAATATGCCGAAGTGAAT GGCACTGAACAGCCAATAGATTCGCTGATGTTCGATATGCAAACAGTGCGAATTTCCTCGCCAATGTTAGACGTTGCCACCTTCTTATCCCTGTCTACTTACACGGCAGTTCGTGAGAATCATTTCGACGAAATATTCGATGAGTACTACACAAGTCTGGTCAAAGCATTCAAGGAGAACACTAAAGAGGAACAGATACCTGAGTATTTCAG CCGTGAATCTCTTCTGCGCGAATATTGGCGTTTCCTACCTTACAGCATTAGCATCGCATCGCATTTTCTCTTTCAATTGGTGGAGCCGACGGAAGAAGGAAGTGAGGAAATATTTACGCGACAGGTGACTAGTGAGGAAATAAGAGAAGACACACTGCACCGAGGCGGCGAGGAAGCCGACATTGAAATAACACAACAAATAAGAAATCTTTATGATATATTGACCAAACATAATATCGATATTTTCAAGGATTTCGATTATGTGTAA